Proteins from a genomic interval of Nocardioides jishulii:
- a CDS encoding alkaline phosphatase family protein: protein MSQSFVEPAYGERSLVDVVPAVATALGRPLAGSTTSLVLPEAASYVVFLVDGMGAELLRRYAHAAPFLSSLLADQAPATAGVPSTTVTSLTSLGTALAPGAHGMVGFTSRIPGTDRLLNGLQWAADVDPVEWQPHRTAFARLGDAGVTTTVVNKRDYEGSGLTVAANRGAEFVGADLVGERIAAVVAASAVRPSLTYVYDSDLDWTGHRFGVASVQWLQQLAMVDAEAEQMREALPAHTKLLVIADHGMVDSPPEARVDVDEQRELRDGVWLLGGEARFRHLYCRGGAVDDVVATWRSVLGDRAEVLSRTDALARGWFGQVEAGVLPRLGDVMVACRDDVAILSSVDFPYEAKLVGLHGSLTPAEMLIPMVVA, encoded by the coding sequence ATGAGCCAGAGCTTCGTCGAGCCGGCGTACGGAGAGCGGTCCCTGGTCGACGTGGTCCCGGCCGTTGCCACGGCCCTGGGGCGACCGCTCGCGGGGTCGACGACCTCGCTGGTGCTGCCCGAGGCAGCCTCGTACGTCGTCTTCCTCGTCGACGGCATGGGGGCCGAGCTGCTGCGGCGCTACGCCCACGCCGCCCCCTTCCTGTCGTCCCTGCTGGCCGACCAGGCGCCCGCGACCGCGGGCGTGCCCTCCACGACGGTCACCAGCCTCACGTCGCTGGGCACGGCGCTGGCGCCCGGTGCCCACGGCATGGTCGGCTTCACCTCCCGCATCCCCGGCACCGACCGGTTGCTCAACGGCCTCCAGTGGGCCGCGGACGTCGATCCGGTCGAGTGGCAGCCGCACCGCACCGCGTTCGCCCGCCTGGGCGACGCGGGTGTGACGACCACGGTCGTCAACAAGCGTGACTACGAGGGCAGCGGGCTCACCGTTGCCGCCAACCGAGGCGCGGAGTTCGTCGGTGCCGACCTGGTCGGTGAACGGATCGCGGCCGTCGTCGCGGCCTCAGCCGTCCGGCCGTCCCTCACCTACGTCTACGACTCGGACCTCGACTGGACCGGGCACCGCTTCGGCGTCGCCTCTGTCCAGTGGCTCCAGCAGCTGGCGATGGTGGACGCCGAGGCCGAGCAGATGCGCGAGGCGCTGCCCGCGCACACCAAGCTCCTGGTCATCGCCGACCACGGCATGGTCGACAGCCCGCCCGAGGCGCGTGTCGACGTCGACGAGCAGCGGGAGCTGCGCGACGGGGTGTGGCTGCTGGGCGGCGAGGCCCGCTTCCGCCACCTCTACTGCCGGGGCGGCGCCGTCGACGACGTCGTGGCGACCTGGCGCTCCGTGCTGGGCGACCGCGCCGAGGTCCTCTCCCGCACCGACGCCCTCGCTCGTGGCTGGTTCGGCCAGGTCGAGGCGGGGGTGCTCCCGCGCCTGGGCGACGTCATGGTGGCCTGCCGCGACGACGTGGCGATCCTCTCCAGCGTCGACTTCCCGTACGAGGCGAAGCTGGTCGGGCTGCACGGCTCCCTCACGCCGGCCGAGATGCTGATCCCGATGGTGGTGGCCTGA
- a CDS encoding MOSC domain-containing protein, with translation MTAAPRVTGLFVHPVKSMALRPLHRARLLPRGLADDRSWVLVDAHGVLVSARTDPQLLAVEADTPSTDPTVTHALRLRSAGLPDHAVEVPDGSPVPLRLHRNDLTGVPADEEAQRWVRAAVGRDDVRLLWCQAPEQRRLNPAYSRPGDHTAYADGYPVTLASEDSLRQLNDWVAQEASRRGEAAPVPMTMARFRPNVVVAGTSPFEEDGWRRVRIGDTVLRMARPTDRCVMTTFDPQTLARGKEPLRTLAKHRRWDSKTWFAVNLVPEVPGTVAVGDEVVVED, from the coding sequence ATGACGGCTGCGCCTCGGGTGACGGGTCTCTTCGTCCACCCGGTCAAGAGCATGGCCCTGCGTCCGCTCCACCGTGCTCGGCTGCTGCCGCGCGGCCTGGCCGACGACCGGTCCTGGGTGCTGGTCGACGCCCACGGCGTCCTCGTCTCGGCTCGGACCGATCCCCAGCTCCTCGCGGTCGAGGCCGACACCCCCTCCACCGACCCCACGGTCACCCACGCGCTGCGCCTGCGCTCGGCGGGACTGCCCGACCACGCCGTCGAGGTGCCCGACGGCTCACCGGTGCCACTGCGTCTGCACCGCAACGACCTGACCGGGGTTCCGGCCGACGAGGAGGCCCAGCGGTGGGTGCGCGCCGCGGTGGGCCGTGACGACGTACGCCTGCTCTGGTGCCAGGCGCCCGAGCAGCGGCGGTTGAACCCTGCGTACTCCCGCCCCGGTGACCACACCGCCTACGCCGACGGCTATCCGGTGACGTTGGCGAGCGAGGACTCCCTGCGCCAGCTCAACGACTGGGTCGCACAGGAGGCATCGAGGCGGGGCGAGGCGGCGCCCGTGCCGATGACGATGGCTCGCTTCCGGCCCAACGTGGTGGTGGCCGGCACCTCGCCCTTCGAGGAGGACGGGTGGCGGCGGGTGCGGATCGGCGACACGGTGCTGCGCATGGCCCGGCCCACGGACCGGTGCGTGATGACGACGTTCGACCCGCAGACTCTCGCGCGGGGCAAGGAACCCCTCCGGACGTTGGCCAAGCACCGGCGCTGGGACTCGAAGACCTGGTTCGCGGTCAACCTGGTGCCGGAGGTACCGGGGACCGTCGCGGTCGGCGACGAGGTCGTCGTGGAGGACTGA
- a CDS encoding DUF5998 family protein, whose protein sequence is MRSRTSDHPRSEFDRSHELRVAIDRTGYYPEVVADGVFAALGGEPVVAFYVHHEPTFERDEVRRHQTVVVLTPSRLMLAHTDEHPGDDMLPEPYTSTSTEAITLSAVRSVVVTRMVTNPTSGPAPAVEAVLTIGWGGVSRIDLEPAGCNDPQCDADHGYTGVVAGDDFSLRVSAAADGGDAVGGLLAFAEALSARTRGA, encoded by the coding sequence ATGCGCAGTCGTACGTCCGACCACCCTCGTTCCGAGTTCGACCGCTCCCACGAGCTGCGGGTCGCGATCGACCGCACCGGCTACTACCCCGAGGTGGTGGCCGACGGCGTCTTCGCCGCGCTGGGCGGCGAGCCGGTCGTGGCCTTCTACGTGCACCACGAGCCCACCTTCGAGCGGGACGAGGTGCGCCGCCACCAGACCGTCGTCGTGCTGACGCCGTCGCGCCTGATGCTCGCCCACACCGACGAGCACCCCGGCGACGACATGCTCCCGGAGCCCTACACCTCGACCTCCACCGAGGCGATCACGCTCAGCGCCGTGCGCTCCGTCGTGGTCACCCGCATGGTGACCAACCCGACCTCCGGTCCGGCTCCCGCGGTCGAGGCGGTGCTGACCATCGGCTGGGGCGGCGTCTCGCGGATCGACCTCGAGCCCGCAGGGTGCAACGACCCCCAGTGCGACGCCGACCACGGCTACACCGGTGTGGTCGCCGGCGACGACTTCTCGCTGCGCGTCTCCGCGGCCGCCGACGGTGGCGACGCCGTGGGCGGGCTGCTCGCCTTCGCCGAGGCGCTCTCGGCGCGGACCCGCGGGGCATGA
- a CDS encoding sulfurtransferase, which yields MKSPLIGVEELAELLDTVTVLDVRWRLGGPPGRDEFRRGHVRGARFVDLDTALADPPGERGRHPLPAHDRFGAAMRAAGVSSHRQVVVHDDWGGRAAARAWWLLRHHGHPWVRVLDGGWAAWQRAGGPTATGDEPPLHGDFRAQVRPAGMPTVEVGEVLDVAVLVDARAPERYAGEVEPVDPVAGHIPGAVNVPTDANLTAEGRLHSAPVLQALYAAHGAVPGADVVAYCGSGVTATHDVLAMEVAGIKAGLYPGSWSEWVTDPTRPVER from the coding sequence GTGAAGAGTCCGTTGATCGGTGTCGAGGAGCTCGCCGAGCTCCTCGACACCGTCACGGTGCTCGACGTGCGCTGGCGCCTGGGTGGTCCTCCGGGACGCGACGAGTTCCGCCGCGGCCACGTGCGCGGCGCACGGTTCGTCGACCTCGACACCGCACTGGCTGACCCGCCGGGGGAGCGAGGCCGTCATCCGCTTCCTGCTCACGACCGCTTCGGTGCTGCGATGCGGGCAGCCGGAGTGAGCAGCCACCGACAGGTCGTCGTCCACGACGACTGGGGCGGCCGGGCCGCAGCGCGGGCGTGGTGGTTGCTGCGGCACCACGGGCATCCGTGGGTCCGGGTGCTCGACGGGGGCTGGGCGGCCTGGCAACGGGCCGGGGGACCGACCGCCACCGGCGACGAACCACCGTTGCACGGTGACTTTCGTGCGCAGGTCCGGCCGGCGGGCATGCCGACGGTCGAGGTCGGCGAGGTGCTGGACGTGGCGGTCCTGGTCGACGCGCGGGCGCCGGAGCGCTACGCCGGTGAGGTCGAACCCGTCGACCCGGTGGCGGGGCACATCCCCGGTGCGGTCAACGTGCCCACCGACGCCAACCTCACCGCCGAGGGGCGCCTGCACAGCGCGCCCGTCCTGCAGGCGTTGTACGCCGCCCACGGCGCCGTGCCCGGGGCGGACGTGGTCGCCTACTGCGGGTCCGGAGTCACCGCGACCCACGACGTCCTCGCGATGGAGGTCGCCGGCATCAAGGCGGGGCTCTACCCGGGGAGCTGGAGCGAGTGGGTCACCGACCCCACGCGCCCGGTGGAGCGCTGA
- a CDS encoding aldo/keto reductase family protein produces MEFRYLGNSGLRISEVTYGNWLTHGSQVENDVAATCVRAALDVGITSFDTADVYANTVAESVLGDALKGERRESLEIFTKVFWPTGPGGPNDSGLSRKHILESINGSLRRLQTDYVDLYQAHRYDPTTPLEETMQAFADVVRQGKALYIGVSEWTAEQITVGAAMAKELGFQLISSQPQYSMLWRVIEDEVVPASREAGVSQIVWSPIAQGVLTGKYLPGQAPPPGSRATDEKGGASTISRFMTDETLTAVQRLRPIAESVDLSLSQLAVAWVLQNENVASAIVGASRPEQVHENVGAVGVELSSETLAAIDEALGGVVERDPRRTSENAPQDRPS; encoded by the coding sequence ATGGAATTCAGGTATCTGGGAAACAGTGGCCTCCGCATCTCCGAGGTCACCTACGGAAATTGGCTGACCCACGGGAGCCAGGTCGAGAACGACGTCGCCGCGACCTGCGTACGCGCTGCGCTCGACGTCGGCATCACGTCCTTCGACACCGCTGACGTCTACGCCAACACGGTCGCGGAGTCGGTGCTGGGCGACGCCCTGAAGGGGGAGCGGCGCGAGTCCCTGGAGATCTTCACCAAGGTCTTCTGGCCGACCGGCCCCGGGGGTCCCAACGACTCGGGCCTCTCGCGCAAGCACATCCTCGAGTCGATCAACGGCTCGCTCCGCCGCCTCCAGACCGACTACGTCGACCTCTACCAGGCGCACCGCTACGACCCCACCACGCCGCTCGAGGAGACGATGCAGGCCTTTGCCGACGTCGTCCGCCAGGGCAAGGCGCTCTACATCGGCGTCAGTGAGTGGACGGCCGAGCAGATCACTGTCGGCGCAGCGATGGCCAAGGAGCTGGGCTTCCAGCTCATCTCCAGCCAGCCGCAGTACTCGATGCTGTGGCGCGTGATCGAGGACGAGGTCGTGCCGGCCTCCCGCGAGGCCGGGGTCTCGCAGATCGTCTGGTCCCCGATCGCCCAGGGCGTTCTGACCGGCAAGTACCTGCCGGGCCAGGCCCCGCCGCCGGGGTCGCGTGCCACCGACGAGAAGGGCGGGGCCAGCACGATCTCCCGCTTCATGACCGACGAGACCCTGACGGCCGTGCAGCGGCTCAGGCCGATCGCGGAGTCGGTCGACCTGTCCCTGTCGCAGCTGGCCGTGGCGTGGGTGCTGCAGAACGAGAACGTCGCCTCGGCGATCGTGGGTGCCTCGCGCCCCGAGCAGGTGCACGAGAACGTCGGCGCCGTCGGGGTGGAGCTCTCCTCGGAGACGCTCGCCGCCATCGACGAGGCCCTCGGTGGCGTCGTCGAGCGGGACCCGCGCCGGACCTCCGAGAACGCGCCGCAGGACCGCCCCTCGTGA
- the sepH gene encoding septation protein SepH has translation MAHLTLVGLSEDRTRLLLVNGDGDEFTLDVDNALRSAVRGEQPRPGHLETRMDSALRPRDIQARIRSGESAEAVAEAAHTSVDKIMPYAAPVLAERAHVADRAQRSSIRRRASEGGASPSGARTLQDAVAHQLRSHNVDPETVEWDAFRREDGKWTLTGLFESGPRCGVATFTFDMPGNYVTLDDDDARWLVGDARPETAVAPEPPAGAPGPRRLSAVRSETSLGDDAIQLVTTPRAQDTTPDFLRDFAADHDATQDLTGALQGGVPEETAGQDEPGRESSPVAQTDATPQAEPQEAPAETPRKSSRKRRAVPSWDEIMFGGGTGE, from the coding sequence ATGGCGCACCTCACGCTCGTCGGACTGAGCGAGGACCGTACGCGGTTGTTGCTGGTCAACGGCGACGGCGATGAGTTCACCCTCGACGTCGACAACGCTCTGCGCTCCGCCGTCCGCGGCGAGCAGCCCCGCCCAGGCCACTTGGAGACACGTATGGACAGCGCACTTCGCCCTCGCGACATCCAGGCCCGCATCCGCTCCGGAGAGTCTGCGGAGGCGGTGGCCGAGGCGGCCCACACGTCGGTCGACAAGATCATGCCGTACGCCGCGCCCGTGCTCGCCGAGCGCGCCCACGTCGCCGACCGGGCCCAGCGCTCCTCCATCCGACGGCGCGCCTCCGAGGGCGGCGCCTCCCCGAGTGGCGCCCGCACCCTGCAGGACGCCGTCGCCCACCAGCTGCGCAGCCACAACGTCGACCCCGAGACGGTCGAGTGGGACGCCTTCCGCCGCGAGGACGGCAAGTGGACCCTCACCGGCCTCTTCGAGAGCGGCCCGCGCTGTGGCGTCGCGACCTTCACCTTCGACATGCCCGGCAACTACGTGACGCTGGACGACGACGACGCACGCTGGCTCGTCGGCGACGCGCGCCCCGAGACCGCTGTCGCGCCGGAGCCGCCGGCCGGGGCCCCCGGGCCGCGGCGCCTGAGCGCCGTCCGCTCGGAGACCTCGCTGGGCGACGACGCGATCCAGCTGGTCACCACGCCGCGGGCCCAGGACACCACCCCGGACTTCCTGCGCGACTTCGCCGCCGACCACGACGCCACCCAGGACCTCACCGGCGCACTGCAGGGCGGCGTCCCCGAGGAGACCGCGGGCCAGGACGAGCCGGGCCGCGAGTCGTCCCCCGTCGCCCAGACCGACGCCACGCCGCAGGCCGAGCCCCAGGAGGCGCCTGCGGAGACGCCTCGCAAGTCGTCGCGCAAGCGCCGCGCCGTCCCGAGCTGGGACGAGATCATGTTCGGTGGCGGAACGGGCGAATGA
- a CDS encoding DUF3093 domain-containing protein, whose amino-acid sequence MDYSERLHVPLRWWVQGTMLIATFWLALVVSIPEAAAWAITAVTLALMSALFLAYGARIRVSDGVLHAGKAHISLAYVGDVEPLDDAATKRLAGVEADARAFLLLRPYLKRSVKVHLTDPDDPAPYWLLHTRHPQELAAAITGAAASARSGTSAR is encoded by the coding sequence GTGGACTACTCCGAGCGACTGCACGTACCACTGCGGTGGTGGGTCCAGGGCACCATGCTCATCGCCACCTTCTGGCTGGCCCTCGTCGTGTCGATCCCCGAGGCCGCCGCCTGGGCGATCACGGCGGTCACCCTGGCCCTCATGAGCGCCCTGTTCCTCGCCTACGGCGCCCGCATCCGGGTCTCCGACGGCGTCCTGCACGCTGGCAAGGCGCACATCTCCCTGGCGTACGTCGGTGACGTGGAGCCGCTGGACGACGCGGCCACCAAGCGTCTCGCCGGCGTCGAGGCGGACGCCCGTGCGTTCCTGCTGCTGCGGCCCTACCTCAAGCGCTCCGTCAAGGTGCACCTGACCGACCCGGACGACCCCGCCCCCTACTGGTTGCTCCACACGCGGCACCCGCAGGAACTGGCGGCCGCGATCACCGGTGCCGCCGCGTCGGCGCGCAGCGGCACCTCGGCTCGCTAG
- a CDS encoding inositol monophosphatase family protein, producing the protein MTPSGAPGPAGAEPEQLRDLAVEVATAAAALVREHADGVEVADTKSSAVDVVTEVDRRSEALLRELILAARPDDTILGEEEGEAAGTSRVRWIVDPVDGTVNLLYGIPEYAVSVAAEVDGAVVAGAVVAVVQGHVYAAARGHGATKDGVPIGVRGAAPAGARLVLTGFGYLPEVRAHQGACVARLLPRVRDIRRAGSCALDLCHLAEGLADAYVEEGPRIWDWAAGQLVLTEAGGRFALMPGELGRRLAGWSEDSVVVASTPSEWDGFVADLRDTGFVG; encoded by the coding sequence GTGACCCCGTCCGGAGCGCCTGGGCCTGCCGGGGCGGAGCCTGAGCAGCTGCGTGACCTGGCCGTCGAGGTCGCCACGGCTGCGGCCGCCCTCGTGCGGGAGCACGCCGACGGCGTCGAGGTCGCCGACACCAAGTCGAGCGCGGTCGACGTGGTCACCGAGGTGGACCGGCGCAGTGAGGCGCTGCTGCGTGAGCTGATCCTCGCCGCCCGGCCCGACGACACGATCCTGGGCGAGGAGGAGGGCGAGGCCGCCGGCACCAGCCGGGTCCGCTGGATCGTCGACCCGGTCGACGGCACCGTCAACCTGCTCTACGGCATCCCGGAGTACGCGGTCTCGGTCGCTGCGGAGGTCGACGGCGCGGTCGTGGCCGGCGCGGTCGTGGCCGTCGTCCAGGGCCACGTCTACGCCGCTGCGCGCGGCCACGGGGCGACGAAGGACGGCGTGCCGATCGGCGTACGCGGTGCTGCCCCCGCAGGGGCCCGCCTCGTGCTCACCGGTTTCGGGTACCTGCCCGAGGTGCGCGCCCACCAAGGTGCCTGCGTGGCCAGGCTCCTGCCGCGCGTCCGGGACATCCGTCGCGCCGGGTCCTGCGCCCTCGACCTGTGCCACCTCGCCGAGGGGCTCGCTGACGCCTACGTGGAGGAGGGGCCACGCATCTGGGACTGGGCCGCGGGCCAGCTGGTCCTCACCGAGGCGGGCGGCCGGTTCGCCCTGATGCCGGGGGAGCTGGGACGTCGTCTCGCAGGATGGTCCGAGGATTCGGTCGTGGTTGCCAGCACACCGTCCGAGTGGGACGGTTTCGTCGCGGATCTCCGGGACACCGGGTTCGTGGGATGA
- a CDS encoding ferrochelatase, producing the protein MTAVDQPQAAPQVVPYDALLLLSFGGPEKPEDVVPFLENVTRGRGIPRERLEEVGQHYFGFGGRSPINDQNRALLAAIREDLAAAGVDLPVYWGNRNWDPYLADAVEEMRADGIQRAAVFTTSAYSSYSSCRQYRENLADAVAEVEGAPRLERLRQYYNHPGFVEPFVDETLRALDSLPEAVRDEARLLFVTHSIPTAMNDGSGADGGAYLAQHLSVMAEVVDRVAARTGRTPQHELVYCSRSGAPHVPWLEPDVNDRLEELSAEGVSGVVMVPIGFVSDHMEVVYDLDTEAMATAEGLGMAAARAGTPGTDPRFVALVRDLLLERAAAERGEAPVRVSLGSLGAGPDLCAVGCCPNPRGPRPAACGVDS; encoded by the coding sequence ATGACTGCTGTGGACCAGCCCCAGGCCGCCCCCCAGGTCGTCCCCTACGACGCCCTCCTCCTGCTCTCCTTCGGGGGTCCGGAGAAGCCCGAGGACGTGGTGCCCTTCCTCGAGAACGTGACCCGCGGTCGAGGCATCCCGCGGGAACGCCTCGAGGAGGTCGGCCAGCACTACTTCGGCTTCGGGGGCCGTTCCCCGATCAACGACCAGAACCGGGCCCTGCTCGCGGCCATCCGTGAGGATCTCGCGGCGGCCGGAGTCGACCTCCCGGTCTACTGGGGCAACCGCAACTGGGACCCCTACCTGGCCGACGCGGTGGAGGAGATGCGCGCCGACGGCATCCAGCGGGCCGCCGTCTTCACCACCTCGGCGTACTCGTCCTACTCGTCGTGCCGTCAGTACCGGGAGAACCTCGCCGACGCGGTCGCCGAGGTCGAGGGTGCCCCGCGCCTCGAGCGACTGCGCCAGTACTACAACCACCCGGGCTTCGTGGAGCCCTTCGTCGACGAGACGCTCCGGGCACTCGACTCGCTGCCCGAGGCGGTACGCGACGAGGCTCGGCTGCTGTTCGTCACGCACTCGATCCCCACCGCGATGAACGACGGGAGCGGCGCCGACGGCGGTGCCTACCTCGCCCAGCACCTGAGCGTGATGGCCGAGGTCGTCGACCGTGTCGCCGCCCGCACCGGACGTACGCCCCAGCACGAGCTCGTCTACTGCTCGCGCTCCGGGGCGCCGCACGTCCCGTGGCTCGAGCCGGACGTCAACGACCGCCTGGAGGAGCTCTCGGCCGAGGGCGTGAGCGGAGTGGTCATGGTGCCGATCGGGTTCGTCTCCGACCACATGGAGGTCGTCTACGACCTCGACACCGAGGCGATGGCCACTGCCGAAGGGCTCGGCATGGCGGCGGCGAGGGCCGGTACGCCGGGCACGGACCCGCGCTTCGTCGCGCTGGTGCGTGACCTGCTCCTGGAGCGGGCTGCGGCCGAGAGGGGCGAGGCCCCGGTGCGTGTGAGCCTCGGCAGCCTCGGCGCTGGACCGGACCTGTGTGCCGTCGGCTGCTGCCCCAACCCGCGAGGCCCCCGCCCGGCCGCGTGCGGAGTCGACTCGTGA
- a CDS encoding DUF4235 domain-containing protein — protein sequence MASGSKLWTAFSLAAAVGAAAVAKKGLDQTWRAATGKNPPANPADPDVDLWEAVAWAAVSGTAVALARMLATRKAATYYAKSTGHLPPGLEKDGQDASKAKPQA from the coding sequence ATGGCATCCGGCTCCAAGCTCTGGACCGCATTCTCCCTCGCCGCCGCAGTGGGAGCGGCCGCGGTCGCCAAGAAGGGGCTCGACCAGACCTGGCGAGCAGCCACCGGCAAGAACCCGCCCGCCAACCCGGCCGATCCCGACGTCGACCTGTGGGAGGCAGTGGCCTGGGCCGCGGTGAGCGGCACCGCCGTCGCCCTGGCCCGGATGCTCGCCACGCGCAAGGCGGCCACGTACTACGCGAAGTCCACCGGGCACCTGCCCCCCGGCCTCGAGAAGGACGGGCAGGACGCCTCGAAGGCGAAGCCCCAGGCCTGA
- a CDS encoding D-arabinono-1,4-lactone oxidase, with protein sequence MTTWSNWAGLERATPSRTEQPRDAAEVLAAVDRARAEGTTLKMVGSGHSFTAVSAPEHTMLTPQELTGLVRVDRDAMTVTARAGTQLKHLNTLLESAGLSLHNMGDIAEQTLAGAISTGTHGSGGTNAGLAAQVAGFEIVTGAGELLRADATQHRDLFELGRVGLGALGVLTEVTFQVEPLFCLEAEERPIGWEELLESFDELTRTHHHVDVHWFPHTDGALLKANTRVTDPPATASPPSVLRSWWDDDFLSNTVFGAASWLGSRRPGLVPRINAFAAGALTPRTYTDVAHRVFVSPRRVVFREMEYALPRDVGLEALREARRVIDAHDWRIGFPVEIRTARADDVALSTAYGRDSLYLAFHVHRDADHRAYFAAVEDVMKSFGGRPHWGKIHTRSATDLAALYPRFDEFLTLRDRLDPDRVLANPYLRHVLGD encoded by the coding sequence ATGACGACGTGGAGCAACTGGGCGGGACTCGAACGGGCCACGCCGTCGCGCACCGAGCAGCCCCGCGACGCCGCCGAGGTCCTCGCCGCGGTGGATCGGGCACGGGCGGAGGGCACCACCCTCAAGATGGTCGGCAGCGGCCACAGCTTCACCGCCGTCTCTGCGCCTGAGCACACCATGCTCACCCCGCAGGAGCTGACCGGCCTCGTGCGGGTCGACCGCGACGCCATGACCGTGACCGCCCGCGCGGGCACCCAGCTCAAACACCTCAACACGCTGCTCGAGTCGGCCGGACTGTCGCTGCACAACATGGGTGACATCGCCGAGCAGACGCTGGCCGGCGCCATCTCCACGGGGACGCACGGCTCGGGCGGCACCAACGCCGGGCTAGCGGCCCAGGTCGCCGGCTTCGAGATCGTCACGGGCGCCGGCGAGCTGCTCCGGGCCGACGCCACGCAGCACCGTGACCTCTTCGAGCTCGGACGGGTCGGCCTCGGCGCGCTGGGCGTCCTGACGGAGGTCACCTTCCAGGTGGAGCCGCTCTTCTGCCTCGAGGCCGAGGAACGACCCATCGGGTGGGAGGAGCTGCTCGAGTCGTTCGACGAGCTCACCCGTACGCACCACCACGTGGACGTGCACTGGTTCCCGCACACCGACGGGGCACTGCTCAAGGCGAACACCCGGGTCACCGACCCACCGGCGACGGCCTCGCCGCCGTCGGTCCTGCGGTCGTGGTGGGACGACGACTTCCTCTCCAACACGGTCTTCGGCGCCGCCTCGTGGCTGGGGTCGCGCCGCCCGGGCCTCGTGCCCCGCATCAACGCCTTCGCCGCCGGGGCGCTCACGCCCCGGACGTACACCGACGTCGCTCACCGCGTCTTCGTCTCGCCGCGCCGGGTCGTCTTCCGCGAGATGGAGTACGCGCTCCCCCGCGACGTCGGCCTCGAGGCCCTGCGCGAGGCCCGTCGCGTCATCGACGCGCACGACTGGCGGATCGGCTTCCCGGTCGAGATCCGCACGGCCAGGGCCGACGACGTGGCTCTGTCGACGGCGTACGGACGGGACTCGCTCTACCTGGCCTTCCACGTGCACCGCGACGCCGACCACAGGGCCTACTTCGCCGCCGTCGAGGACGTGATGAAGAGCTTCGGTGGCCGCCCCCACTGGGGCAAGATCCACACTCGGAGCGCCACCGACCTCGCGGCCCTCTACCCCAGGTTCGACGAGTTCCTCACCCTGCGTGACCGCCTCGATCCCGACCGCGTCCTCGCCAACCCCTACCTCCGACATGTCCTCGGCGACTGA
- a CDS encoding DUF4193 domain-containing protein, whose protein sequence is MATDYDAPRKTEEDQSEESIEELKARRHDKNSGKVDEDETEAAESFELPGADLSHEELAVEVKPKQEDEFTCMSCFLVHHRSQLADADKLICRDCV, encoded by the coding sequence ATGGCGACCGACTACGACGCACCCCGCAAGACCGAGGAAGACCAGAGCGAAGAGAGCATCGAGGAACTCAAGGCTCGACGGCACGACAAGAACTCCGGCAAGGTCGATGAGGACGAGACGGAGGCCGCTGAGTCCTTCGAGCTGCCCGGCGCCGACCTGTCGCACGAGGAGCTCGCCGTCGAGGTGAAGCCCAAGCAGGAGGACGAGTTCACCTGCATGAGCTGCTTCCTGGTGCACCACCGCTCGCAGCTGGCAGATGCCGATAAGCTGATCTGTCGCGACTGCGTGTGA
- a CDS encoding thymidine kinase, whose protein sequence is MAELQFFTGTMDSGKSTLALQTNHNHAARGRIGRIFTANDRGGEAVLSSRLGLTHRALEVPTDFDFWHYVVTGLTQGARIDYLICDEAQFYSPLQIEQLAKIVDELQIDVFAFGILTDFRSILFPGSARLVELADRMHVLQVEALCWCGKRATHNARTENGAMVTDGEVVVVGDVEAADEPPADVAYEVLCRQHHRRRLTAARAKAVSLAPDPLPFG, encoded by the coding sequence GTGGCAGAACTGCAATTCTTCACGGGGACCATGGACTCCGGCAAGAGCACCCTCGCACTCCAGACCAACCACAACCACGCCGCCCGCGGCCGGATCGGGCGCATCTTCACCGCCAACGACCGCGGCGGCGAAGCTGTCCTCTCCAGCCGGCTGGGACTCACCCACCGCGCCCTCGAGGTGCCGACGGACTTCGACTTCTGGCACTACGTCGTCACGGGGCTCACCCAGGGCGCACGGATCGACTACCTGATCTGCGACGAGGCCCAGTTCTACTCCCCCCTCCAGATCGAGCAGCTCGCCAAGATCGTCGACGAGCTGCAGATCGACGTCTTCGCCTTCGGCATCCTCACCGACTTCCGCAGCATCCTCTTCCCGGGCAGCGCCCGCCTCGTCGAGCTCGCCGACCGGATGCACGTCCTCCAGGTCGAGGCCCTGTGCTGGTGCGGCAAGCGGGCCACCCACAACGCCCGCACCGAGAACGGCGCCATGGTCACCGACGGCGAGGTCGTCGTGGTGGGTGACGTGGAGGCGGCGGACGAGCCGCCGGCCGACGTGGCGTACGAGGTGCTCTGCCGCCAGCACCACCGGCGCCGGCTCACCGCCGCCCGCGCGAAGGCGGTCAGCCTCGCCCCTGACCCGCTGCCCTTCGGCTGA